From the Periophthalmus magnuspinnatus isolate fPerMag1 chromosome 1, fPerMag1.2.pri, whole genome shotgun sequence genome, one window contains:
- the dctpp1 gene encoding glutamyl-tRNA(Gln) amidotransferase subunit B, mitochondrial — protein sequence MMATNGKETCEETKTNGIAVEPSSPQCKVLRNGQPELSTTDNSRFAFSPEPTMEDIRRMQAEFTDERDWNKFHQPRNLLLAMVGEVGEVSELFQWKGEVTEGLPDWSEAEREQLAHELSDVLIYLVELAEKCHVDLPRAVLKKMALNKLKYPASKVHGSAKKYTEYTD from the coding sequence ATGATGGCTACAAATGGAAAAGAAACCTGCGAGGAAACAAAGACGAACGGCATCGCAGTGGAGCCGTCTTCCCCGCAATGCAAGGTGCTCCGAAACGGGCAACCGGAGCTGAGTACAACTGACAACAGCAGGTTTGCCTTCAGCCCGGAACCCACCATGGAGGACATTCGGCGCATGCAGGCGGAGTTCACCGATGAGCGCGACTGGAACAAGTTTCACCAGCCCCGTAACCTGCTTTTGGCCATGGTCGGGGAGGTGGGTGAGGTTTCGGAGCTGTTTCAGTGGAAGGGAGAGGTGACGGAGGGACTGCCGGACTGGAGCGAGGCCGAGCGCGAGCAGCTGGCCCACGAGCTCAGCGACGTGCTCATTTACCTGGTGGAGCTCGCTGAGAAGTGTCACGTGGACCTGCCTCGCGCCGTTCTCAAGAAAATGGCGCTAAATAAGTTAAAATACCCAGCTAGCAAAGTGCACGGTTCGGCCAAAAAGTACACCGAATACACGGACTGA